In a genomic window of Zingiber officinale cultivar Zhangliang chromosome 9B, Zo_v1.1, whole genome shotgun sequence:
- the LOC122022808 gene encoding zinc finger MYM-type protein 1-like, with amino-acid sequence MNAPGNNQMIAPKIQKQLVNACAVETTNAILADLGDRWFTLLLDEARDCSMKEQMIVVIRYVNKHGEVIERFMVVVHVATTTTACLKEAIDSLFAKYGLSVARLRGQGYDDASNMSGEFNGLKSLIMKENPYALYVHCFAHQLQLVVVAVAQANQYVCDFMWIVGSIVNTSALSCKRADKLRQLEHDKKVKLLERGEISSGRGLNQETSLARPGDTRWGSHHSTLCRIEQMWPSVIEVLQNLIDDGDRSSKGLSRTLVERMERNSFSRFDVQKLVRLAHFYEDDFSWNERMLVEQELETYIDDVRSDERFEGISDLGALAKKMIETMKNRVFPLVYRMIELALLLPVATATVERVIGDEWMNDSLVVYIEKDVFNTVDNEPILQRFQNMES; translated from the exons ATGAATGCACCtggaaataatcaaatgattgcccCAAAAATTCAAAAGCAATTGGTGAATGCTTGTGCAGTTGAGACCACAAATGCTATTCTAGCTGATCTTGGAGATAGGTGGTTCACTTTACTACTTGATGAGGCTCGAGACTGTTCAATGAAAGAGCAAATGATAGTTGTTATTAGATATGTGAACAAACATGGAGAGGTGATTGAACGATTTATGGTTGTAGTTCATGTTGCAACAACTACAACTGCTTGTTTGAAGGAGGCAATCGACTCTTTATTTGCTAAGTATGGTTTGTCAGTGGCGAGATTGAGGGGTCAAGGATATGATGATGCTTCAAATATGTCTGGAGAATTTAATGGCTTAAAGTCACTGATAATGAAAGAAAATCCGTATGCATTgtatgttcattgttttgctcatcaactccagctaGTGGTTGTAGCTGTTGCTCAAGCAAATCAATATGTTTGTGATTTCATGTGGATTGTTGGTTCAATTGTAAACACATCTGCATTATCTTGCAAAAGGGCCGACAAACTTCGACAACTTGAACATGACAAAAAAGTTAAACTTCTTGAAAGAGGAGAGATTAGTTCTGGTAGAGGACTAAACCAAGAAACTAGTCTAGCTAGACCTGGAGATACACGATGGGGGTCTCATCATTCAACTTTATGTCGTATTGAACAAATGTGGCCATCTGTTATAGAGGTTCTTCAAAATTTGATTGATGATGGTGATCGTTCTTCTAAGGGTTTAAGTAGAACTTTGGTTGAAAGAATGGAGAG GAACTCGTTCTCTAGATTTGATGTACAGAAGTTAGTGCGTCTAGCTCATTTTTATGAggatgatttttcttggaatgaGCGTATGTTGGTTGAACAAGAGCTTGAAACATATATTGATGACGTCAGATCAGATGAACGATTTGAAGGCATTTCAGATTTGGGAGCTCTTGCAAAGAAAATGATTGAAACAATGAAGAACCGTGTATTTCCTTTGGTTTATCGGATGATTGAGCTAGCCTTACTTCTTCCAGTTGCTACTGCAACCGTTGAAAGAGT GATTggagatgaatggatgaatgaTAGTTTGGTAGTCTATATCGAGAAAGATGTTTTTAATACTGTCGATAATGAGCCAATTTTACAACGTTTTCAGAACATGGAATCTTGA